In the Haloferula helveola genome, one interval contains:
- a CDS encoding DUF7133 domain-containing protein produces the protein MRIALITLALALPLFAQRGDRKGHDNMEPVVPENLIPPAPVLDVDAALKTFKLQPGFVIEPVAAEPLVEKPVCMDFDSAGRMWVCEMRGYMPDIDGKEESIPQGRIVVLEDKDGDGKAETRTVFLDKLLLPRSVAIYEDGILFIDEMRLCWVKRDGLKPSGDVEVIDAEFAKGGNVEHKPNGLLWNLDNWLYLAKSDKRIRRINGKWEIEKTQFRGQWGIARDDYGRLYHNNNSTFLVGDLVVPNLLTGNPNAKMKVNDTTRLGTNRVWPIRVTPAVNRAYMDKRNGYSQQTLDPKTHKLINCTAAAGMTVYRGTNFPEAWKDTAFVSESTANLVKAIKIEDKDGKLTGSHLPGETEFLASTDERFRPVNLYSAPDGSLYLVDMYHGIIQHKTYMTSYLREQTLSRGLDKPGYGHGRIYRIRAQEGQLEKPEDLAGLSPEKRVALLSHPNAWHREMAQRLIVQSDPSVYAPLLRDQIKPDNGLGAIHSIWCLEGLGVLEANDLLPVFTSTEAKLRASALWAATRLPDSQLGAIASALASSKGDGESLPYRAKVLGKTGDPAALEALAKLLLESGKQPFVREAAVAGLSGHERSFIDSHPEALKDKQLKGWLEQAAKAPSKKSGPNLKGAALASYGRGKELYHGEAACVGCHGADGAGLPNLGPPLDGSEWVTGDPERLLKILLHGMTGPVKVAGETYNPPAAMPGLSFNPAMTDARLADITTYIRNEWDNKASAVEAGTAKKVRAATAERSGRPWTADELK, from the coding sequence ATGCGCATCGCTCTGATCACGCTTGCTCTCGCACTTCCGCTCTTTGCCCAACGCGGCGACCGGAAGGGTCACGACAATATGGAACCGGTGGTTCCCGAGAATCTGATTCCTCCGGCACCCGTCCTAGATGTCGACGCGGCCCTCAAGACCTTCAAGCTCCAGCCGGGCTTCGTCATCGAGCCGGTGGCCGCCGAGCCCTTGGTCGAGAAGCCGGTGTGCATGGACTTCGATTCCGCCGGGCGGATGTGGGTCTGCGAAATGCGCGGCTACATGCCCGATATCGACGGCAAGGAGGAAAGCATCCCGCAGGGGCGTATCGTGGTCCTCGAGGACAAGGACGGCGACGGCAAGGCTGAGACCCGCACCGTGTTTCTCGACAAACTCCTGCTTCCCCGCTCGGTGGCCATCTACGAAGACGGGATCCTTTTCATCGATGAAATGCGGCTGTGCTGGGTCAAGCGCGACGGACTGAAACCGTCCGGCGATGTCGAGGTGATCGACGCCGAGTTCGCCAAGGGAGGCAATGTCGAGCACAAGCCCAACGGCCTGCTTTGGAACCTCGACAACTGGCTCTACCTCGCGAAGTCCGACAAGCGCATCCGCCGGATCAACGGGAAGTGGGAGATCGAGAAGACGCAGTTCCGTGGGCAGTGGGGCATCGCGCGCGATGACTACGGCCGCCTCTACCACAACAACAACTCGACGTTTCTTGTCGGCGATCTCGTCGTCCCGAACCTCCTGACCGGCAATCCGAATGCCAAGATGAAGGTCAACGACACGACCCGTCTCGGTACTAATCGCGTGTGGCCGATCCGCGTTACCCCGGCCGTCAACCGCGCCTACATGGACAAGCGAAACGGTTACAGCCAGCAGACGCTCGATCCGAAGACGCACAAGCTCATCAATTGCACGGCCGCGGCCGGCATGACCGTCTATCGCGGCACCAACTTCCCCGAGGCATGGAAAGACACCGCGTTTGTTTCGGAGTCGACCGCCAACCTCGTCAAAGCGATCAAGATCGAGGACAAGGATGGCAAGCTGACCGGAAGCCACCTTCCCGGCGAAACCGAGTTCCTCGCATCGACCGACGAGCGTTTCCGTCCGGTCAATCTCTACAGCGCGCCGGACGGATCGTTGTACCTCGTCGACATGTATCACGGGATCATCCAGCACAAGACCTACATGACCAGCTATCTGCGGGAGCAGACGCTGTCCCGCGGTCTGGACAAACCCGGCTACGGGCACGGGCGGATCTACCGGATCCGGGCGCAAGAGGGACAACTGGAAAAGCCGGAAGACCTCGCCGGGCTCTCACCCGAAAAGCGGGTCGCGCTGCTTTCCCACCCGAATGCATGGCACCGGGAGATGGCCCAGCGTTTGATCGTCCAGAGCGATCCTTCCGTGTATGCGCCGCTGCTCCGCGACCAGATCAAGCCGGACAACGGTCTCGGTGCGATCCACTCGATCTGGTGCCTTGAGGGTCTGGGAGTCCTTGAAGCCAACGATCTACTTCCGGTTTTCACCTCGACCGAGGCGAAACTCCGCGCCAGCGCCCTGTGGGCGGCCACGCGTTTGCCGGATTCCCAGCTTGGTGCCATCGCGAGCGCGCTCGCCTCTTCAAAGGGCGACGGCGAGTCGCTTCCCTACCGAGCGAAGGTCCTTGGCAAGACCGGCGATCCTGCCGCCTTGGAAGCCCTTGCCAAGCTGCTGCTCGAATCCGGCAAGCAGCCATTCGTTCGCGAAGCGGCGGTGGCGGGCCTCTCCGGACACGAGCGGAGCTTCATCGATTCCCACCCCGAAGCCCTGAAGGACAAACAACTCAAGGGTTGGCTCGAACAAGCAGCGAAGGCTCCAAGCAAGAAGTCCGGCCCGAACCTGAAGGGCGCCGCACTCGCTTCCTATGGCCGCGGCAAAGAGCTCTACCACGGAGAAGCCGCCTGCGTCGGCTGCCACGGTGCCGACGGTGCCGGCTTGCCCAATCTCGGCCCGCCGCTTGACGGCTCCGAATGGGTCACGGGAGATCCGGAGCGCCTGCTGAAGATCCTGCTCCATGGGATGACCGGACCCGTCAAGGTCGCCGGGGAAACCTACAACCCGCCGGCCGCGATGCCCGGCCTTTCGTTCAACCCGGCGATGACCGATGCCCGTTTGGCCGACATCACGACCTACATCCGCAACGAGTGGGACAACAAAGCTTCCGCTGTGGAAGCGGGAACGGCCAAGAAAGTTCGTGCCGCTACTGCGGAACGTTCCGGCCGGCCGTGGACGGCGGACGAGTTGAAGTGA
- the cysK gene encoding cysteine synthase A: protein MAIAENMVATVGNTPLIRLNKVGADLGAEICVKAEFFNPLFSVKDRIGKSMIEAAEKDGSLKPGGLIIEPTSGNTGIALAFVARAKGYRCMLVMPESMSIERRVLLRMLGAELVLTPRAKGMGGAIAMSKKLLEENEGSFGPGQFDNPANPQVHRETTAEEIWADTGGEIAAFVAGVGTGGTITGVSEVLKSRCDMKTFAVEPSASPVISGGDPGPHMIQGIGAGFIPGNLNVDIIDGTVQVSNEDAFATAQALAQDEGLPAGISTGANVWAAMEIAKRPEFQGKRIVTVGCSSTERYLSTLLAEKMREEVSNLPVEEV, encoded by the coding sequence ATGGCTATTGCAGAGAACATGGTTGCCACCGTTGGCAACACCCCGCTGATCCGTCTCAACAAGGTCGGTGCCGATCTCGGTGCCGAGATCTGCGTGAAGGCGGAATTCTTCAACCCGCTGTTCAGCGTGAAGGACCGCATCGGAAAGTCGATGATCGAGGCCGCCGAGAAGGATGGCTCGCTCAAGCCGGGCGGACTCATCATCGAACCGACTTCGGGAAACACCGGGATCGCACTCGCCTTTGTTGCCCGCGCCAAGGGCTACCGCTGCATGCTCGTCATGCCTGAGAGCATGTCGATCGAGCGCCGGGTCCTGCTGCGGATGCTGGGCGCCGAACTCGTGCTCACTCCCCGTGCGAAGGGGATGGGTGGAGCGATCGCGATGTCGAAGAAGCTCCTCGAAGAGAACGAAGGATCCTTCGGGCCAGGACAGTTCGATAACCCTGCGAATCCTCAGGTTCATCGCGAGACGACCGCTGAGGAGATCTGGGCGGACACGGGTGGCGAAATCGCCGCGTTCGTAGCGGGTGTCGGAACCGGTGGAACGATCACCGGTGTCTCGGAAGTGCTCAAATCCCGCTGCGACATGAAGACCTTCGCGGTCGAGCCTTCGGCCAGCCCGGTGATTTCGGGTGGCGATCCGGGCCCGCACATGATCCAGGGCATCGGTGCCGGATTCATCCCCGGAAACCTCAATGTCGACATCATCGACGGCACCGTTCAGGTGAGCAACGAGGATGCGTTCGCGACCGCACAGGCGCTTGCTCAGGACGAAGGACTGCCTGCGGGAATTTCCACCGGTGCCAATGTCTGGGCGGCGATGGAGATCGCCAAGCGTCCCGAGTTCCAAGGGAAACGCATTGTTACGGTCGGATGCTCATCGACCGAGCGTTACCTTTCGACATTGCTCGCCGAAAAGATGCGCGAGGAAGTGTCGAACCTTCCGGTGGAAGAGGTCTGA
- a CDS encoding phosphoadenylyl-sulfate reductase: MSATAPTADALTSELTGLSAPDRIRLLRDRFEGRLAASTSFGIQSAVMLDLLSKHAPDVPVVFIDTGYLFPETYRYAEELVKRFGTDLRVYQPQMSAARMEAVHGRLWEEGGEGLERYGLLTKVEPMARALSELGAEVWLSGLRRSQSSTRADRPFAESQKRTLKVYPILDWADAQVSAYMHDHDLPPHPLASQGYVTMGDWHSTRPADPEQSAEATRFNGEKYECGLHLDSGNNDFQI; encoded by the coding sequence ATGTCAGCGACCGCTCCAACCGCGGACGCCCTGACGTCCGAACTGACCGGCCTGAGCGCGCCCGACCGGATCCGGTTGCTACGCGACCGGTTCGAAGGTCGTCTTGCGGCATCGACGAGCTTCGGCATCCAGTCGGCAGTGATGCTCGACCTCCTGTCGAAGCACGCGCCCGATGTCCCGGTCGTCTTTATCGATACCGGCTATCTATTCCCCGAGACCTATCGCTACGCGGAGGAATTGGTGAAGCGTTTCGGAACCGATCTTCGTGTTTATCAGCCGCAGATGAGCGCGGCCCGGATGGAGGCGGTGCACGGGCGCCTTTGGGAAGAGGGAGGCGAGGGCTTGGAGCGCTACGGCCTGCTGACAAAGGTCGAGCCGATGGCCCGCGCGCTTTCCGAGCTGGGAGCGGAGGTCTGGCTGAGCGGATTACGGCGTAGCCAGTCGAGCACCCGGGCCGACCGCCCTTTCGCGGAGTCGCAGAAGCGGACACTCAAGGTCTATCCGATCCTGGACTGGGCGGACGCCCAGGTTTCCGCCTACATGCATGATCACGACTTGCCACCCCATCCGCTGGCGTCGCAGGGTTATGTGACCATGGGAGATTGGCACAGCACGCGACCGGCCGATCCCGAGCAAAGTGCCGAGGCCACCCGCTTCAATGGCGAGAAATACGAGTGCGGGCTGCACCTCGACTCCGGCAACAACGATTTCCAAATCTAA
- a CDS encoding NADPH-dependent assimilatory sulfite reductase hemoprotein subunit has translation MSEEKLSANEGIKIRSNYLRGTIAEGLADLSTGSLSEDDGQLLKFHGSYQQDDRDLRPGRRKHKLEKAFSFMIRVRVPGGVATPKQWLETDRMADQFANGTIKLTTRQAFQLHGIIKSNLKRTVKEINDAAMDTIAACGDVNRNVMCNPNPHLSSIHEQALRAAQEISDHLTPQTRAYHEIWLDGEKLESSEEEVEPIYGKTYLPRKFKITVAVPPSNDVDVYANDLSFIAIVEDGKLTGYNVAVGGGLGMTHGAEATFPRIAEVIGFCTPDKVVDVSEKVVLVQRDYGDRTDRKHARLKYTIQDRGTDWFLAELNKYLGYDLEPARDFHFEDNGDRYGWVEDERGNFHYTLFVQGGRVIDTPGYPMREGLREIAKVHEGDFRLTANQNVIIANVAEEKRPEIEALLEKYGMHRSHERSAMRLASIACVALPTCGLALAEAERYLPDVITDLEEKLEELGLRHDAITIRMTGCPNGCGRPFISEIGFVGRGPGRYNLYLGGGFAGQRLSKLYRQDLDANQIGATLGPILEHYAKERSEGERFGDFVIRAGYVNETIQGPDFHENIKPEAIQN, from the coding sequence ATGAGTGAAGAGAAGCTTTCAGCAAACGAAGGGATCAAGATCCGTTCGAACTACCTGCGGGGAACCATCGCCGAAGGATTGGCTGACCTTTCGACGGGATCGCTGTCGGAAGACGACGGCCAGCTTTTGAAGTTCCACGGTTCCTACCAGCAGGACGATCGCGACCTGCGGCCGGGCCGTCGGAAGCACAAGCTGGAGAAGGCGTTTTCCTTCATGATCCGGGTCCGGGTTCCGGGTGGTGTTGCGACGCCGAAACAGTGGCTCGAGACCGACCGCATGGCGGATCAGTTCGCCAACGGTACGATCAAGCTGACGACCCGCCAGGCGTTCCAGCTTCACGGGATCATCAAGTCGAACCTCAAGCGGACGGTGAAGGAGATCAACGATGCCGCGATGGATACGATCGCCGCCTGCGGCGACGTGAACCGCAACGTGATGTGCAATCCGAATCCGCATCTGTCGTCGATCCACGAACAGGCGCTGCGCGCCGCACAGGAGATTTCCGACCACCTGACCCCGCAGACCAGGGCCTATCACGAGATCTGGCTCGATGGCGAGAAGCTCGAAAGCTCCGAGGAGGAGGTCGAGCCGATCTACGGCAAGACCTACCTGCCGCGGAAGTTCAAGATCACCGTCGCGGTGCCGCCATCCAATGATGTCGATGTCTACGCCAATGACCTGTCGTTCATCGCGATCGTCGAGGACGGCAAGCTCACAGGCTACAACGTCGCGGTCGGTGGAGGGCTCGGCATGACTCACGGTGCGGAGGCAACCTTCCCGCGGATTGCGGAGGTGATCGGCTTCTGCACGCCTGACAAGGTTGTCGATGTCTCGGAAAAGGTGGTGCTCGTCCAGCGGGACTACGGTGACCGGACCGATCGCAAGCACGCTCGGCTCAAATACACCATCCAGGACCGCGGGACCGACTGGTTCCTCGCCGAGTTGAACAAGTATCTCGGCTATGACCTCGAGCCTGCCCGCGATTTCCACTTTGAAGACAACGGCGACCGGTATGGCTGGGTGGAGGACGAGCGTGGCAATTTCCACTACACGCTGTTCGTCCAGGGCGGCCGTGTGATTGATACGCCGGGCTATCCGATGCGCGAGGGTCTGCGGGAGATCGCGAAAGTCCACGAGGGCGACTTCAGGCTGACCGCGAACCAGAACGTCATCATCGCCAATGTGGCGGAGGAGAAGCGTCCGGAGATCGAGGCGCTGCTCGAAAAGTACGGCATGCACCGGAGTCACGAGCGGAGTGCGATGCGCCTCGCATCGATCGCCTGTGTCGCGCTTCCGACCTGCGGTTTGGCACTCGCCGAGGCGGAGCGCTATCTGCCGGACGTCATTACCGATCTTGAGGAGAAGCTCGAGGAGTTGGGCCTTCGGCACGATGCGATCACCATCCGCATGACCGGGTGCCCGAACGGCTGCGGACGTCCGTTCATTTCCGAGATCGGCTTCGTCGGTCGTGGTCCGGGTCGCTACAACCTGTATCTCGGTGGCGGCTTTGCCGGGCAGCGGCTCAGCAAGCTTTACCGGCAGGATCTTGATGCCAACCAGATCGGTGCGACTCTGGGTCCGATTCTTGAGCACTACGCCAAGGAGCGCAGCGAGGGCGAGCGATTCGGGGACTTCGTGATCCGGGCCGGTTACGTCAACGAAACCATCCAAGGGCCGGACTTCCACGAGAACATCAAGCCGGAAGCCATTCAGAATTGA
- a CDS encoding diflavin oxidoreductase: MLPEHAPFSPEQRSAAASLLQGLTPGQRLWLAGYLSAESGSETAAATPSASPLLVLYGTESGNAEALADLTAKQAKKRGFKPSVKNMADLSPADLAKAGKLLVIVSTWGDGDPPESATGFYNGLMQEKVDLSGVSFSVCALGDTSYEQFCKTGKDIDARLEALGAKRTTPRKDCDVDYDEDHAAWLDEALSSFGPAVAAPAAPAVAIPVAGEAFGKKNPFPSEMLEKVLLNGEGSQKETWHYELSLEGSGMSYLPGDALAVVPLNAPDMVEGVLKAAKLKGTEKVSLKGGDEKVLADALREDFEITVLSKAVLKKLQAVAKSERLEGLLADDAKDQLKDYLWGRWVADALAEFAPKGVSADELVGILRKLPPRLYSIASSPLAHPDEVHLTVASVRYEAHGLQRKGVASTFLADLVETGQQVRVYTHVNKNFRLPDSDDTPIIMVGPGTGIAPFRAFVEHRAETGAKGDSWLIFGDQRYTYDFLYQLEWQDHLSNGALNRLDVAFSRDQPEKVYVQDKMRENAAELFAWLEKGAHFYVCGDASRMAHDVNEALIGIIEAEGKRSREEAEAYVEGLRKSKRYQRDVY, from the coding sequence ATGCTTCCAGAGCACGCACCCTTTTCTCCCGAGCAGCGCAGCGCCGCGGCTTCCCTTCTGCAAGGCCTGACACCCGGCCAGCGGCTGTGGCTGGCTGGATATCTCTCGGCCGAATCCGGATCGGAAACGGCTGCTGCCACGCCGTCCGCCAGCCCCCTGCTCGTGCTTTACGGCACGGAGTCGGGCAATGCCGAGGCACTTGCCGATCTCACCGCGAAGCAGGCCAAGAAGCGCGGCTTCAAGCCCAGCGTGAAGAACATGGCCGACCTCTCACCGGCGGATCTTGCCAAAGCCGGCAAGCTGTTGGTGATCGTGAGCACCTGGGGCGATGGCGATCCGCCCGAGTCGGCCACTGGCTTCTACAACGGACTCATGCAGGAAAAGGTCGATCTGTCCGGTGTGAGCTTTTCGGTGTGCGCGCTCGGTGACACATCCTACGAGCAGTTCTGCAAGACGGGGAAGGACATCGACGCGCGTCTTGAGGCGCTCGGTGCGAAGCGGACGACGCCCCGCAAGGATTGCGACGTCGATTACGATGAGGATCATGCCGCGTGGCTGGATGAGGCGCTGTCCTCATTCGGTCCTGCGGTTGCCGCACCGGCTGCTCCTGCGGTCGCGATCCCGGTCGCCGGTGAGGCATTTGGGAAAAAGAACCCGTTCCCATCCGAGATGCTGGAGAAGGTTCTCCTGAACGGGGAGGGCTCGCAGAAGGAGACGTGGCACTACGAACTCTCGCTTGAAGGATCGGGCATGAGTTATCTGCCCGGCGATGCATTGGCGGTCGTACCCCTGAACGCCCCCGACATGGTCGAAGGCGTGCTCAAGGCCGCGAAGCTCAAGGGCACCGAGAAGGTGAGCCTCAAGGGTGGCGATGAGAAAGTCTTGGCCGACGCACTTCGCGAGGACTTCGAGATCACGGTCCTTTCAAAGGCGGTTCTGAAGAAGCTTCAGGCTGTCGCGAAGTCCGAGCGTCTCGAAGGTTTGCTCGCCGACGACGCGAAGGATCAATTGAAGGACTACCTCTGGGGTCGGTGGGTTGCCGACGCTCTCGCGGAATTCGCGCCGAAGGGTGTCTCGGCGGATGAACTCGTCGGAATCCTCCGCAAGCTTCCGCCGCGCCTCTATTCGATCGCTTCAAGCCCGCTCGCTCATCCGGATGAGGTTCACCTGACGGTGGCTTCGGTTCGCTATGAGGCGCATGGGCTGCAGCGCAAGGGGGTTGCATCGACCTTTCTCGCCGACCTTGTCGAGACCGGTCAGCAGGTTCGGGTCTATACCCACGTGAACAAGAACTTCCGACTGCCGGATTCGGACGACACGCCGATCATCATGGTGGGCCCGGGTACGGGCATCGCTCCGTTCCGTGCCTTCGTCGAGCACCGTGCCGAGACCGGTGCGAAAGGCGACTCGTGGCTGATCTTCGGAGACCAGCGCTACACCTACGACTTCCTCTACCAGCTCGAGTGGCAGGATCATCTCTCGAATGGTGCGCTCAACCGCTTGGACGTCGCCTTCTCGCGCGACCAACCGGAGAAGGTCTACGTTCAGGACAAGATGCGTGAGAACGCCGCCGAGTTGTTTGCATGGCTTGAGAAGGGTGCTCACTTTTACGTCTGCGGCGACGCCTCCCGCATGGCGCACGATGTGAACGAAGCGCTGATCGGTATCATCGAAGCCGAGGGCAAGCGCAGCAGGGAAGAAGCGGAGGCCTACGTCGAGGGGTTGCGCAAGTCCAAGCGCTACCAGCGCGACGTCTATTAA
- a CDS encoding OsmC family protein — translation MVQIQIDYEGELHCSAAHGPSGNVISTDAPVDNNGRGEAFSPTDLVATALGACMCTVMGIAARRKEIPIEGMKVTVRKHMASDTPRRISKLELDLHVPLPPDHPERAFLEATGRACPVHHSIHPDIEVVMNWEWLG, via the coding sequence ATGGTTCAGATCCAGATTGATTATGAAGGGGAGCTTCATTGCTCCGCGGCGCATGGCCCCTCGGGCAATGTCATCAGCACCGATGCTCCGGTGGACAACAACGGCAGAGGGGAGGCGTTTTCGCCGACCGATCTTGTCGCGACCGCGCTCGGTGCCTGCATGTGCACGGTGATGGGAATCGCCGCCCGCCGGAAGGAGATCCCGATCGAAGGCATGAAGGTCACGGTGAGGAAGCACATGGCTTCGGATACGCCCCGGAGGATCTCGAAGTTGGAGCTCGATCTCCACGTCCCGCTGCCGCCGGATCATCCGGAAAGAGCTTTTCTCGAGGCTACGGGGCGGGCCTGTCCCGTGCACCACAGCATCCATCCGGATATTGAGGTGGTGATGAATTGGGAGTGGCTCGGTTGA
- a CDS encoding SUMF1/EgtB/PvdO family nonheme iron enzyme, whose product MPTTRVRPDPKIPDHEVLRRIGGGAYGEVWLARGVTGALRAVKVLWREDFEDERSFEREFEGILKYEPISRDHPGLVNVLHVGRSLEGPAFYYYVMELGDDIVSGGDINPIEYEARTVRSDVKRAGGKRLDTGLCIEVGQRLAEALKHLHDSGLAHRDVKPANVIFVNGKAKLADIGLVATRGQRTFVGTEGFVPPEGPGSAQADVYSLGKVLYEMATGKDRLDFPELPDELPDGPERRQWLALNQVICDVCEPHVSRRTIRTAGELGEALNSLRTGRHRRRRRPIGAFLMSMLLGVGLMWGGWEAVHRSPLADAFGLVPPPTPPAPPRKAFIKVTSTPDGADVIDVVDRESGMGELIGRTPTDVLDSYVGEELSLRILRDGYQPYEVTTVVPMSAAEEPLVISAVLKVYSPPAQNEPWTDQVGVDYRPLGEGHESVGPVGEKAWKAYAEAEQRPQDVAQIIKMDLGGKKVSAVVTSDAEAKKYCEWLVRAGVEQGYLTTDHEALPQFQKDFPKNGLKPAARKENWKPFRVLVRRIPYSRVMVETVPPGAEIYLNGLSQGSSSGPLLLDQVRPGRIELMASLEGYKSETRTINLGEKEFKELKIELRKNKSVVITDLWDNSLGMRMIPAGDGWMVAAWETRRSDYQAYVRATGARLPELPIVGEKEGEHPVVSVSREESEAFCEWLTEKERKEDRLTRSLEYRLPTDFEWSELAGTMEIAGTSPATRDRLKPRIFFWGANWPPVAAIANLGPIEGFQDGYDTTAPVGSFPANENGVFDLCGNVQEWVSDSYSRLNNENGVLRGGSWGSVQEKDLYVGSRNPQPPDATDPTYGFRVVLAKKKAEPAEDPDEESEDEDGSDPD is encoded by the coding sequence ATGCCGACGACTAGAGTCCGCCCCGATCCGAAGATCCCGGACCATGAGGTTCTGAGGAGGATCGGCGGTGGCGCCTACGGCGAAGTCTGGCTCGCGCGTGGCGTGACCGGGGCCTTGCGGGCGGTCAAGGTGCTCTGGCGGGAGGATTTCGAGGACGAGCGTTCGTTCGAGCGGGAGTTTGAGGGCATCCTCAAATACGAGCCGATCTCGCGCGATCACCCCGGCCTCGTCAATGTGCTGCACGTCGGCCGCAGCCTCGAGGGGCCGGCGTTTTACTACTACGTGATGGAACTCGGGGACGACATCGTCTCCGGCGGCGACATCAACCCGATCGAATACGAGGCACGGACGGTGCGGAGTGACGTCAAGAGGGCGGGCGGCAAGCGGCTCGACACGGGATTGTGCATCGAGGTCGGGCAGCGTCTGGCCGAGGCGCTGAAGCACCTCCACGACAGCGGGCTCGCGCACCGAGATGTCAAGCCGGCCAACGTGATCTTCGTCAATGGCAAGGCCAAGCTGGCGGATATCGGCCTCGTCGCCACCCGCGGCCAGCGGACATTTGTCGGGACGGAGGGTTTCGTGCCGCCCGAGGGTCCCGGGTCGGCGCAGGCCGACGTGTATTCGCTCGGCAAGGTGCTCTACGAGATGGCGACCGGAAAGGACCGGCTGGACTTTCCTGAGCTGCCTGACGAGCTGCCCGACGGCCCCGAGAGGCGCCAGTGGCTTGCCCTCAACCAGGTAATCTGTGACGTCTGCGAGCCGCATGTCTCGCGCCGCACGATCCGGACCGCCGGTGAGTTGGGCGAGGCGCTCAACTCGCTGAGGACGGGAAGGCATCGTCGCCGCCGTCGGCCGATCGGCGCGTTCCTGATGTCGATGCTGCTCGGTGTCGGCTTGATGTGGGGCGGCTGGGAAGCGGTGCATCGCAGTCCGCTGGCGGATGCCTTCGGGCTTGTCCCTCCACCCACGCCTCCCGCGCCGCCGCGAAAGGCGTTCATCAAGGTGACCAGCACGCCCGACGGGGCCGACGTGATCGACGTGGTCGATCGGGAGTCGGGCATGGGCGAATTGATCGGCCGGACGCCGACCGACGTGCTCGATTCATACGTCGGCGAGGAGTTGTCGCTGCGCATCCTCCGGGACGGCTACCAGCCCTATGAGGTGACCACCGTGGTTCCGATGTCGGCGGCCGAGGAGCCCTTGGTGATTTCGGCGGTGCTGAAAGTTTACTCGCCACCGGCCCAAAACGAGCCATGGACGGATCAGGTCGGGGTGGACTATCGCCCTCTCGGCGAAGGTCATGAAAGTGTGGGACCGGTCGGGGAGAAGGCATGGAAGGCCTACGCCGAGGCCGAGCAGCGTCCACAGGACGTCGCGCAGATCATCAAGATGGATCTGGGTGGAAAGAAGGTCTCCGCGGTTGTGACCAGCGATGCGGAAGCGAAAAAGTACTGCGAGTGGCTGGTCCGCGCGGGAGTCGAGCAGGGGTACCTGACCACCGATCACGAGGCCCTGCCGCAGTTTCAGAAAGACTTCCCGAAGAACGGGCTGAAGCCTGCCGCCCGAAAGGAGAACTGGAAGCCGTTCCGGGTTCTGGTACGGCGGATCCCGTACAGTCGGGTGATGGTCGAGACCGTTCCTCCCGGTGCGGAGATCTATCTCAACGGTTTGAGCCAAGGGTCATCCTCGGGGCCGCTGCTTCTCGATCAGGTGCGGCCGGGGCGCATCGAGCTGATGGCATCCCTCGAGGGTTACAAGTCGGAGACCCGGACGATCAACCTCGGCGAAAAGGAGTTCAAGGAGCTGAAGATCGAGCTGCGGAAGAACAAGAGCGTGGTGATCACCGACCTCTGGGACAACTCGCTTGGCATGCGGATGATTCCTGCCGGTGACGGCTGGATGGTCGCGGCATGGGAGACGAGGCGGTCGGATTACCAAGCGTATGTCCGGGCGACCGGCGCCCGTTTGCCGGAACTGCCGATCGTCGGTGAAAAGGAGGGTGAACACCCGGTGGTGTCGGTCTCACGGGAGGAGAGCGAGGCGTTCTGCGAGTGGCTGACCGAGAAAGAGCGGAAGGAGGACCGGCTGACCCGCTCTCTGGAATACAGGCTGCCAACGGATTTCGAGTGGAGCGAATTGGCCGGGACGATGGAGATCGCCGGCACTTCGCCGGCGACACGCGACCGGCTGAAGCCGAGAATCTTCTTCTGGGGCGCCAACTGGCCGCCGGTCGCGGCGATCGCCAATCTCGGGCCGATCGAGGGATTTCAGGACGGCTACGACACGACCGCGCCGGTCGGCTCATTCCCTGCCAATGAGAACGGCGTCTTCGACCTATGCGGCAACGTCCAGGAGTGGGTGAGCGATTCCTACAGCCGCCTCAACAACGAGAACGGCGTACTCAGGGGCGGGAGCTGGGGCAGCGTGCAGGAGAAGGACCTGTATGTGGGTTCTCGCAATCCCCAGCCGCCGGACGCCACCGACCCGACCTACGGCTTTCGGGTGGTGCTGGCCAAGAAGAAGGCCGAGCCCGCCGAAGATCCCGACGAAGAATCCGAAGACGAAGATGGTTCAGATCCAGATTGA